The following proteins come from a genomic window of Posidoniimonas polymericola:
- a CDS encoding metal-dependent hydrolase — translation MTTPEHTLVGVHGAMALGLDRRLGWAAVVFAAVASNAPDLDGLPMLFDMQRFESGHRVWGHNVFAIALTSLLLAWSQARFGWIERLSARVAKWLPVDSRPPTAVGPFAGRPTMGWLIAVSAAAQLVHLACDAVVSGGEGLTDWPVEPFWPASDWGFVLPLVPWGDPGPTIVMMLGAIALAKFPERSRRLSRVTLAGLCLYLLARGIARGVVPL, via the coding sequence ATGACCACCCCCGAGCACACACTGGTCGGGGTCCACGGCGCGATGGCATTGGGCCTGGACCGACGGCTGGGCTGGGCGGCCGTCGTGTTTGCAGCGGTGGCGTCCAACGCCCCCGACCTCGACGGCCTGCCGATGCTGTTCGATATGCAACGGTTTGAATCGGGCCACCGCGTGTGGGGGCACAACGTCTTTGCGATCGCGTTGACCTCGCTGCTGCTCGCCTGGAGCCAGGCCCGCTTCGGCTGGATCGAGCGGCTATCGGCCCGCGTCGCCAAGTGGCTGCCGGTCGACAGCCGGCCGCCGACGGCGGTCGGGCCGTTCGCCGGGCGGCCCACTATGGGCTGGTTGATTGCGGTCTCGGCGGCTGCGCAGCTGGTCCACCTGGCGTGCGACGCGGTGGTGTCGGGAGGGGAGGGGCTGACCGATTGGCCGGTGGAGCCGTTCTGGCCAGCGAGCGACTGGGGATTCGTCCTGCCGCTGGTCCCGTGGGGCGACCCAGGTCCGACCATCGTGATGATGCTCGGCGCGATCGCCCTGGCAAAGTTCCCTGAACGCAGCCGCAGGCTGTCACGCGTCACGCTGGCGGGGCTGTGCCTGTACCTGCTGGCGCGAGGGATCGCCCGCGGCGTGGTCCCGCTCTAG
- a CDS encoding HdeD family acid-resistance protein, which produces MTPDPTPPAAAAEAPISRREVLTAISSVWWLLLLRGVLLIVLGGYALLTPGLTLEAYSWVLGVFVLADGVLALVAAVMGWGESRGWTLLRGVLGVIAGLVIVANPALFGIVTIWILVTILAVQMIIGGGLEIYVAIKERKEIEGEGWMILAGVFSILFGLLVLAAPLLAGRTLIQVIGAFAIIFGISLCVTAFRIKGLRGRLEADQP; this is translated from the coding sequence ATGACGCCCGACCCAACCCCGCCCGCCGCAGCCGCCGAAGCCCCCATCAGCCGACGCGAGGTGCTGACCGCGATCAGCAGCGTCTGGTGGCTGCTGCTCCTGCGTGGCGTGCTGCTGATCGTGCTGGGGGGCTACGCGCTGTTGACGCCCGGCCTCACGCTGGAAGCCTACTCTTGGGTGCTGGGCGTGTTTGTGCTGGCTGACGGCGTGCTCGCGCTGGTGGCCGCGGTTATGGGCTGGGGCGAGTCGCGTGGCTGGACGCTGCTGCGTGGCGTGCTGGGCGTGATCGCGGGGCTCGTCATCGTGGCGAACCCGGCGTTGTTCGGCATCGTCACGATCTGGATCCTGGTCACGATCCTCGCCGTGCAGATGATCATCGGCGGCGGCTTGGAGATCTACGTCGCGATCAAGGAGCGCAAGGAGATCGAGGGCGAGGGATGGATGATCCTGGCCGGCGTGTTCTCGATCCTGTTCGGCCTGCTGGTGCTGGCGGCTCCGCTGCTGGCCGGCAGGACGTTGATTCAGGTGATCGGCGCGTTCGCGATCATCTTCGGCATCTCGCTGTGCGTCACCGCGTTCCGGATCAAAGGCCTGCGAGGCCGTCTCGAAGCAGATCAGCCGTAG